One Ilumatobacter coccineus YM16-304 genomic window, CGCAAAGACGCCGGCGTCAGCGGACAGAACGCCGAGTTCGACCGGCGATCCGAACGGGTCGCCGCCATGACCGGAATCGAACGAACCGGGCGTGCCGACGAAGGGGCTGACGACGCCGGGGGAGCCACCGATGCTGCGTCGCAGTCGTCATCGGTCGCCGCCGAGTTCCCACCGATCCTCGACCTCGTACCGGTGCTCATCGGCGTGATGGGGCTGGTCGCCGCCTCGCTCGACGCCGGCGGCAACGCTGCGGTCGCCCTGCTGCGAACGCTCGTCGGTGCAGCCTTCATCGGGGCCATCAGCGACGGCATGTTGCTCGGGCACTGGTACCTGGTGCAGCCGGGTCTACCGCGCCGACTCCTCAACGAGATGGTGACCGCGCTCGGCTGGTTGTGGCCGCTCGAAGTCGGTGCGCTGCTGCTTCCCACCGGCATGATCAGTGTGTGGACCGGTGCCGTCGACGACGGATGGGGCGGACTGCTCGGGTGGATGTGGGGCGCATGCGCCATCACCACGATCATCCTGGTGTTCGTCACCCGGGCGGCACTCAAGGAGCGCTACTACTCGGCGGTCATGGCAGCGACCGGCCTGCTCTACCTGGCGATCCTCACCGGGTTCGGCACCGACATCGTCGCCCGGGCCGTGCTCGATCAGACCTGATCCGACCGCACCGCGCGTCGGTGTGGGCGAGACGGCGCCGGTTCGCGAGGCGCAGCGGCAAGTAGGGTGAGCCAATGGCACGACCGGTGTGGAACGGAACCATCTCCTTCGGTCTCATCGCGATTCCGGTGAAGCTGTACCACGCCGTGCGCAAGAAGTCGGTGTCGTTCAACCAGCTCGACGAGCGGAACATGGCTCGTATCCGGTACCGCAAGGTCAACGCCGACACGGGCGACGAGGTGAGCGACGCGCACATCGTCAAGGGGTACGAGATCTCGAAGGGGCGCTACGTCATCATCGACCCCGACGAACTCGAACCCTTCATGCCGGCGGTGTCGAAGACCGTCGACCTCGAGGAGTTCGTCGACCTCGAAGACATCGATCCGGTCTACTTCGACACGGCGTATCACCTCGCCCCCGACGTCGACAATCCGAAGCCGTACGTCCTGCTGGCCCGAGCGATGGAGGCCAGCGGCAAGGTCGCGATCGGTCGTTTCGTGATGCGCAACAAGCAGTACACCGCGGCCATTCGTGCCGAGGAGGGCCGGCTCGTCATGTCGTCGTTGGCGTATGCCGACGAGGTGGTCGATTGGACGACGATCGAAGAACTCCGAGGCCTCGACGACGTCGAGGTCAACGACAAAGAGGTCCTGATGGCGGAGTCGCTCGTCGAGTCGCTCAGCGGTGAGTTCGAGCCCGAGCGCTACCACGACGAGTACCGCGAGCAGGTCATGGCGCTCATCCAGATGAAGGCCGATGGTGAGGAGATCACCGCGCCCGAGGTCGAAGCAGAACGGCCCAAGGTCATCGACATCATGGCCGCGCTCGAAGCCAGCGTTGCCGCGGCCAAGGAGTCCCGAGCCCGGCATCCGGCGGCCAAGGCGTCGGGCGGCGGCACGGTGAGTTCGTTGGCGAGCAAGAAGCAGACCGCCGCCAAGAAGACCGCGGCGAAGAAGAGCGCCGCCAAGAAGTCAGCAGCCAAGAAGAGTGCGGCCAAGAAGACCGCCGCGAAGAAGACCGCGGCCAAGAAGACGGCAACGAAGAAGCGAGCGGCCAAGAAGAGCGCGACGAAGCGTTCGAGCGCCAAGGCGAAGAAGACGGACACCAAGAAGTCGGCGTGAACACATGACGGTCGTCTCGATCGACGGGCGCGAGGTCACGCTCACGAACCTCGACAAGGTGCTGTACCCGTCGGGGTTCACCAAGGCCGAGGTCGTCGACTATCACGCCCGCATCGCGCCGTGGGCGATCCCGCACCTCGCCGATCGCTGCCTGACGTTCCGTCGGTTCCCCGACGGCACCGATCGCGACGGGTTCTTCGAGAAGCGGTGCAACAAGCATCGTCCCGAGTGGGTGCCGGTGTCGCTGGGTCCGGGCGATCGGCGTGGCGGCATCGAGTACTGCCGCATCGAAGAACCGGCCGCGATGGTGTGGGCCGCCAACCTGGCAGCGATCGAACTCCACGCACCGATGGCGCATGCGGTCGACATCGACACGCCGAGCACGCTGGTGTTCGACTTCGATCCGGGGCCGAAGACCTCGGTCGTCGAGTGTTGCCAGATCGCGTTGGCGACCACGGCGGTGCTCGAATCGGTCGGGCTCCAAGGATGGTGCAA contains:
- the ku gene encoding non-homologous end joining protein Ku, which translates into the protein MARPVWNGTISFGLIAIPVKLYHAVRKKSVSFNQLDERNMARIRYRKVNADTGDEVSDAHIVKGYEISKGRYVIIDPDELEPFMPAVSKTVDLEEFVDLEDIDPVYFDTAYHLAPDVDNPKPYVLLARAMEASGKVAIGRFVMRNKQYTAAIRAEEGRLVMSSLAYADEVVDWTTIEELRGLDDVEVNDKEVLMAESLVESLSGEFEPERYHDEYREQVMALIQMKADGEEITAPEVEAERPKVIDIMAALEASVAAAKESRARHPAAKASGGGTVSSLASKKQTAAKKTAAKKSAAKKSAAKKSAAKKTAAKKTAAKKTATKKRAAKKSATKRSSAKAKKTDTKKSA
- the ligD gene encoding non-homologous end-joining DNA ligase is translated as MTVVSIDGREVTLTNLDKVLYPSGFTKAEVVDYHARIAPWAIPHLADRCLTFRRFPDGTDRDGFFEKRCNKHRPEWVPVSLGPGDRRGGIEYCRIEEPAAMVWAANLAAIELHAPMAHAVDIDTPSTLVFDFDPGPKTSVVECCQIALATTAVLESVGLQGWCKTSGSKGLQMYVPLNTPGATHQGAADFALAVGQVLERQLPGKVTTIMAKDVRPGKIFVDWSQNALHKTTIAPYSLRARPRPTVSTPVTWDEVESCASGDLDLVFEAGDVLERVDEFGDLFEPVLTLQQELPTPQS